A genomic segment from Spinacia oleracea cultivar Varoflay chromosome 3, BTI_SOV_V1, whole genome shotgun sequence encodes:
- the LOC130468944 gene encoding uncharacterized protein, with protein MAVDDDDDDIVNSVCDSSHVFVGGYKVKSEDSGLLGSILSKHGDIADNCNFKTPSVRSLFIQHVCDIVQTLKKTSIAFITTSELEKMVAGLSDIEGACIEVGWLKERLVEIYEAKKAIPMLGPSSELRKTQTERKFKIQCTKALVEEYKREIVIREEELRNLEEKLRMAESVLSVDEEEATTAEMVIGEYKDKLRRIVELGSLHCGLV; from the coding sequence ATggctgttgatgatgatgatgatgacatTGTGAACTCTGTATGTGATAGCAGTCATGTCTTCGTTGGGGGTTATAAGGTAAAATCTGAAGACTCGGGCCTCCTCGGCTCTATTCTTTCCAAGCATGGGGATATTGCTGATAACTGCAATTTCAAAACACCATCAGTTCGTTCTCTGTTCATACAACATGTATGTGACATTGTTCAAACTTTGAAGAAGACTAGTATTGCATTCATCACTACGAGTGAGCTTGAAAAGATGGTAGCTGGCCTTAGTGATATTGAAGGAGCATGTATAGAAGTTGGATGGCTCAAAGAAAGGCTCGTTGAGATTTACGAAGCAAAGAAAGCTATCCCTATGCTTGGGCCATCATCCGAATTGAGAAAGACTCAAACTGAACGGAAATTCAAGATTCAGTGTACAAAAGCACTTGTGGAAGAGTACAAGAGAGAGATTGTTATTAGAGAGGAAGAACTTCGCAATTTAGAGGAAAAGTTGCGCATGGCTGAGAGTGTACTTTCTGTTGACGAAGAGGAGGCTACGACAGCAGAAATGGTGATTGGTGAGTACAAGGACAAGTTGAGGCGCATTGTGGAGTTAGGCTCCTTGCATTGTGGTCTAGTATGA